The Dioscorea cayenensis subsp. rotundata cultivar TDr96_F1 chromosome 16, TDr96_F1_v2_PseudoChromosome.rev07_lg8_w22 25.fasta, whole genome shotgun sequence sequence CAACATTTCTGTGAGCAACCAAGAAGATTAATGAGGAATAGAATGCAGACTATAATTGATACCACATGTACACCATTCTCTAAGatgaatttaaatagaaaatgcAAATAGGTGAAAGCATTAGTAGTTTATTATTCGAGGCAAGAGCACAAGAAAAAGTTTGAAATCACTCAACAGGAGAAATAAAAGACTATCAGCTCTAATACTCGATGATCTAGTAGTTTGAGGGTCAGAAATTGCCTCTATCTATATCTAGAGTTTAAAAGTTTGTGTTTACCAAGATCAAAACAACTATGTTGTCACGTAACAAACAAGTATAAGAAAAAGCATTTAGAAGATAAAAAGTGAACTCACAAGTTGTTTGCAGATTGCAAGACCAAGTCGGTTCCACCATCTTCGTGCATGATCAGCACTAGCTTGCATGTATCAAATAATGTGGGTAAAGCCTTCTCTGCCAGATTAAAGTCAAGCATAATTACAAAGAAGTATTAAGAAGGAAACAAAAGAATTAATGACAATTCACTCAGCATTCCCAACTAGCGTGCTTCAATAGATAAGATGAAACAACCTGGAATGCCAATTCCTGTGTCTATATACATCACAGCGCAGCCACTCTTTTCTCCTGCGACCGCTTGTTCTCCTCAGATGTCTTCATCTGCCAAAATATTCCTTTCAACTGTGAGGTTGCTGATCTTTGAGATCTTCGTGCTAAGAAAAATTATGGAGTACAAGGTTCTCACATCTTTTGAGAGTCCAAAAGGCGTTTTTCAGTCAGTCTTTGTTGCGAAAGAATTATCCTCTTCAATAACTTGATGGTGTCTCCTCCAGAGCCAGAATATTTTTCAGATTCTTCGAAACTACTTGAAGGTTTATCCCAACTTTTCCTTCATACGTAAACTTGCATTACATTGCTATAATATTTTACCATATGAAATAAACGTGTAAATATAGAAGTTGGTATACACAGAAGAGAATGATAGAGGcatatctatttaaattattacaataagaaaaatgtGAATCAAGGTTCCAGCAACCAATATGCAAGCTAACATTTTTGCATTGAACTATGTATACATATAAAGAGTGTACAAAGCATATTGTGCATGTACAGTAATATTATCAGTGTGTGTATTCATTATCCGTTAGTTGTATGCAAGGATACCGCAACAGCAATACTTTACAGAAAATTAGCATTTTAAGGgttattttcatgtttattcATCCATTCTTGTAGAAATACTCTTTATgcaatgataaacaaaatttCATGTACAAACAACCACTTAATTTGGTTTCCAGAGGAAGTCCAGCTTCTATTCTTGAAACAAATAACTCATTACCAAACTTAGTTTCTAGCCTCAATGAGTCTACTCCAACAATAGCCTCATGAAACGCCCCAAACATATATCTCTTGGGTTTCGCAAATCGTCTGTATCGATGAGATTGCTCAAAGGAGtttcaaaattaacaataattttccTAAACCTCATTCTAGAATATCCTTTAATTCTGTAGATGGTTTTCCTTCTCTGAAGACTCCtacaagtttatattttatttttattttatgtttgcaCACACAGAAGAGCACAATAGGTGAGGAAAGCCGCTGGTATATCCAAAAGGTGGAAGAGCACAATGATTCAATTAAGATGGAATTTCAATATATAGAAAAATCCCCAATATTACAATACTGCAGCTGTCCACAGTATGATTGTACATCATTCCAAAATTTAGCATAGACAAATTTGTCTGAAATTTTCCAACCAACAATATGCCAATTAAGTGCTCAGATTAGTTAAACAGTAATCAGGAAACATTGTTGCAAGAGTTATTACCTAAAGGTAGTTGGTCAAAAATTTGTCGAATCTACGAACCGTCCCCCAATAACCTAACAGGAGGTATTCATCAAACTGATCATGGTGACAGGAAAAGTAAAAAAGCTCCAACCTTTGGTAAAAGCATGTAAAGCATCTCACTGATTTGAGCATAAAAATCATTTGTTTGTACTCATCAAGGAAGCTATGTGCCCATAAGCAATCACATTCAGATTAAAAATGCTAAAAATAAGCACAAACTGATCTAAATCTATAGAAAGCATCGATGCTCATTAATTCCAAGTAATGAGACTGAAATCAAACCACTAAAGCTTTTCTTCTCTGTTAATACTTGTACATGTAGTTCGTAACTCACACATCTATATATAGATCCTGTGCAGTAGATCCAATGCACAATGTTCATAGATTGGCTGAATAGAAACTAAACAAAAAGCAAATCAAGGCATATAGAAGATACGGATCCCCACCTCAAAAGGTACATTGTCTGCAATGATATGACCTTCCAAAGCCAGTTCTTTCTGCAATGACGGCAGCTGTCTGAAGAACATGTCTTACTACCTCCCGGTGGTCGAGAAACTTTGTAGCTTCCAGCTTCATTACTCTAAAATGATACAACATCAggcaaaaatgaataatttttagcTGAGCTACTTGTGAATAATACCATTTGAAAGTATTCATACATGCATTTTCTTCGCAGATGCAATGGAAAATTGAGAATGCAAAAGATGTAATTAATCTTGATGTTTGGAAAAAGAGACACCCTTTTATAGGTGATTGTTTACCCCATTTCCTCCCAACTCAAAAGGTCATGAGATTCCGGTCTTAGCTATAGCAAAGCATCCACATTTctctaaaaataatcaaaaatataaataagaggCAATAAACAAATGTTATTGATGAAGTTGCCTTTGTCAAAGAAAGTTCTCATGTATGAGTGAGCAATAATTGACCAAAAACGATTAAAATGGGTtacaaatcaaacataaaagCTAGTGTTTGTAACATAAGATACAAGCCAACTGGATGATAGTGATATTCAGCAATCATACAGCCAAATCAGTAAATCAGTTgctttttaaattatcatataGCCATTCTCAATAATTTTCTCCATGTTTTTGGTTATAATTAACAACTCTGGAGTATTCTAAACAAGTtaattggaatactttttggTATAATTGTAATTAGTAACTTCAAGTCATATAGTTTTTTGTGCGATGGtcaaacttcaaatgttaaaaGTGATTATACTGACTCGTATCATTGAGTAAGTATTATGAGAATATGGTCACTTACCAAAATTATACAAACCAAGCATATGGACTCCAACTACTACTATATAGAAAAAACAGCCTCCTTCAGAAttgaaaattatcaaaaaaatccCAAACAAAACAATTACCTGATTCAACTTTAGAAAGATCAAGTATGTCATTAATAAGTTGCAGCACTAGATCTCCAGAAGAAAGCATAACATCTAGCAGTTGGTGCTGTTCCTTATCCAGTTTTGTATTTGCAAGGATCTCAGTCATGCTAACAACGCAGCAAGAGGAGACCTAATCTCACGAGACATTGTCAGCCAACATTTGCTTATACGCATTGTTTCCTCTGTCAAGAGAGCCAAAGAGTATAACAGATAGTGGGAAAAGACAGGTTTACAAGTTTATCAAAAGAAATGATTTTTCTCAATCAATACAAAATTATTGAACCTATTATATGAATTGTTTTGTTTAGTTCCTGTCTCTTTAGCTTTTTGAACAGCTATCTCCTCCTCAGCTTTGCCATATTTTCTCTCTTTAACCTGTGTCCATAAGCAGGCTGATTGTAATGCACGAACCACCATAGaacattaatgaagaaaaaggagtaaatgacattaaaaataaaatggtaaAGAAGCAAATAGGAATGTAATCAACAAACGCCTATTTTTGGACCTGAAGCAAAATTAAAagcacaatttttattttattactctaAGTGTCCTATTTTGCTTAAAAGgaaattatcatcaaattttaCCATCAATCAGAGATCAAATAGCCAACCTAAGGAAAGAACGCTGCATTCTGCTTCCACATACTTGATAAAACATAATGCTAAATAAAAGTACTTTGGAGTGCAATTATTGGAAGCTCATTTTTccaatttaaatttcaatatattaataaaaattgataaaaattgaAACTGAAATGGAATCATGTTGGAGAATCTTAGGTATACCTGATCAATGAAACAAGCTACTAGTTGTTGTTCCAACACATGACCAAAGAATATCAGTGATATTATCATGCATGGAGTTCTGAAAATATTTCGTGTCACCATATGGAGATGATCAAAGTTCATCTCAAAAAGCATGTTTTGATTTGAGAAGCACCGGTGTGCACCAAGATCAGACAGCCTTTCCTGGCCTCTGCCAAAGCATTCTATTGCAAAGGCAGTACTCTGGGATGTGCTATTGTGAAGTTTGTGAACAATTAGATTGTTCAGTTAACCCAAAATCTCAAAGACTATATGAACTGGACTAAAAACCAAATTTTGAAGTTCAAGAAATCGAAAATCCAAAAGTGGTTTTCATTCAAGGATTGGTTGAGATTTGAGGTCCAGGTGCTAAACATGTTGGCATCTATGTCTCTCCTATGCTGTCCAGATGagatataacaaataaaacactGTCTGCATATGAGGGTTTCAAATTCAGTGTTCAGTGtgaatttccaaaatttttatataatttggatAATTGAAAAATGTAAATACTATAaagctaaattttcaaaatatcttaatCAAAATGTAGACCAAATTTGATGCCTTATAAAGCTCAccttgttaaaatatatatttacaatatcAAAACTAAAAGACAGAATAGTTTTCTTTTAATCATCAATGTACTGAAAACACATTCTCCATAAACTTGCACTGTGGTCCAGTCTAATGCACAGTTATGTGTTGTTGAAAGAGAAATAGAATAATCAAAAGTCAATATTGAAcaagttataaaaattttacatggtttttagtttaaaaactaaCAGTTAGAGATTACATCAATAACATTAGAAAATAACAGTACATCTATTCCaggattaaagaaaaaaagagatgcTTGAACTACATAACAACACAAAGAACAGTCAAAAGGACTCACTTTGGTGATTGCATCATATTAAATTAAGATTCACTGAAATATGAATTTCAGTATTGGCAACATAGAACTGAAAAGACAAAACAACACAGAAAAGTTTAATTGATAAGTTACCTGGTCAGTTACATCCATCCCCATGTAATTTACACCTATTTTATCTCCTGCCTTGCTAAAAACTGGTTCAACATAGATTAAAAATGTCTTTAAACCAAAAAGTGAGGTTTCAAATGTGATCTCCCGCTTGGCAGGTAAACCTCGTTCCAAAACTTCCCTTTTAAAATCCTGAATTTCTTCCACACCAACTCCAGAAAATATCTCTGTATCAGTTTTACCTATAATGTCCTGAAAATCAGATTATAATAGAGCATCCAAAAGCTTGAGGTGCAAACAGATAAAAAGAAGCACAAAGAGTCAGcctttgagaaaaataaaaaatataggcatatgtacatatttatgcagatacacatgtataagtatataaatGCATAGAAAGGTATAGAAGTTTGTCATTGATTAGACTTAATAAAATTTCCCATTTTGACAATGTAGAACACTGAATTTAAAAGATATAGGCATATCACTTCAGATTTTTCAGGCGGAGAATTTTCAAGGTTGCCAATGAAGAATGGAGCTATGTATGActaagaaaatcaaataaaataccttgatagtgaataaaaataatatgatttatgcACCCACAACTAGATTATCACATAAAGCTTGGGTTTAAACTTGAGTTTTAAGGATCAAAATTTGGGGACAAGATATGTATTCAAGACAATGTGTGTGCTAGAATATAGTTTAAGAGCACAGAATAGTTTTTTTGGAGTAATACAACATATATCTGACAAGGCTTTCAgagaaatttttagaaaaataaaatgaggtACAGGTACCAATTTGGTACAGTGACAGAGCAGGTGGGTAACTATTAAATAGAGATAGGCATTTACAAAAGGTATGTTAGTCTAAAGCTAAATATCAACGCCAGCAAATATTCAGGAATGGTGTTTAATGTGATGGCTATCATCTGAAAATTAAGGTGTGCTTCCCTGGTTAACATGATGCCAAAACTAGAAATGGAAAATTTCATCAATATTgggataagaaaagaatataggaattttattataaacaatcatgttattaaaaatagttGCATTGCCATGAAACTTTTGTATGCTTATTCTTACAGccaaaatgagatttttttaaactttcaaACAGACATTTGATGTGCATTTTGAAAAGAGtagcatttgatttttttttgttatttattttacctcTCCATCCAAACTTGGAAAATGGTTGTAAATGAAACGATATCTCAACTCTTTGTCCTGAAATAGAGAAGAACGAATAGATTAGAAACTAAAATTGCTGAGAATAGTTGGTAGATACAGATGGTAATGAAAATGGGAAATAATGAGACAAGAATTGCCTCTCCACGAACAAAACAGAAGGTACGTATATATCTTTCCTAAACTCTGCACTAGCAGAGCGCATTGGATGTTTATGAAGAACCATGTTAAACTAGGAGTATCTTGTCCTATATCAATGAGATAGCACAAAATAGAAACCATAACGGATTTGAAGAGAACTACAAtgttacaaagaaaaaaaaataaacggTAGCAGTTGGCATGATATGGACAACAAATAAATACTAAGGACGggaaattttgtttataaactGACTAGATAATCAAGGGTAACAAATGGGCaaccaattcaagaaaatgaaagTAATATAGGGAAATTGTCGATGaagcaaatcaaaacaaaaaaggaagatGGTGAAACTGACCACACACAAGTATGAGATTCAAGATTGTATTTAGCTGTGAATTGTAAGAATTAATTAACTACTGGGGCAGATAATGGGTCACCACATATGTTAGTTATAGACATGGATTTATTACATCCATGGCAAGAGAAAAGGATACATAGAAGCATCTGGTGCAATGATGTGGAATGAGAACCTCAAAGCaaccaaaaaataggatgaCCAATCATAGACTAAATACTACTTCAGGAATAAATAGTGCCAGTGTCAATGGTGATGCTATAGTCTTGGAAAGtcagaaagaacaaaaaatatgaaatatgaaaGTGTTAGATACTTGTGAATTGTGATTGAAGGGATAAAGGTATGAAGAACGTTTTAactaagaaaagagaaaaagatgatTGTAAGAAAACCTTATAATATGCTAACATTCAGTGAAGAATAATCTGGAACAAAAAAATCAGGAAGGCGCCAGATGTTAAAATAATCAAACTCTTGAAAACTGTCACTCTTTGAAATGGGCTTGAAGACCAGAATGTAGTTTGCATATACCTGACCAAAGCAATGTTGTGAACACTTGCGGACAATTTGAGAGGCTTATAAATGACTTTTTATGCAAACAAAGATGAATAGAAATCTGAACACTGATTACATATTACAATTCTTCTAAGAATGTATACAGTCAGAAAGAAAATGCCAGCTTAGGAGTTGACAAGAAGGGTACCTGGTGGCCAATAACAACAGGTGCATTCTGAAGTACAAAGTGCAAGAAGTTATCTGccctttttaaaatttgagacAATTCTTCTACAGGTGAAGACTGAGTCTCAAGATTCTTAACAGTATCTTGCAACTTCTCCATAAGAGTCTGCTCTCTTTGGATGCTTTCCTCAAGCATCCTGTCTAGTTGTTTGGCGCGTTGTTTCCAGTATGTGACAGTATCATACTCAGCATCTGTGTCAAATTTGTATGCACAAACATCACTCTTCCTCTTTGGAACTTTTCCCCATATATCGTAGATATCTTCTAATATAGAAATAGAGCGTTTATTGCTAGCATACTTCTCTTCCTCAAAACGATGTTGTTCTATAATCTCTAATTTCTTGAGTTCAACTTCCTGTCTTTGTTTGCTTAGGATGCTGAGCTCTTCATTGAGAAGGCGAGCAGCATTGACATGCTTGTATTCCCAGTGCTTTACAAGATATGCCAATTGAGAGGAACCTTTCTTGCTATAATCTGTTAACTCAAGTAGACGTTTAAAATCCACAATAGTTGGTTCTTCTGCAATTGTAAAATCCTCAAGCATGTCATGATCTTTTCCAGGCTTCTCTATATTGAACTGTGTCCTAGTTTCATCCCCAAGGTCATCAGGCCACATAGGCAAGACTTCCATGTCTGCTTCTCCAATAACTTCACCCCCCATCGTTTAAAAAATGGAAGAATTATAAGATCACATTGACTTTTTGCAGCTTCACTTACCACCGCAATTGTAACGCAGTCCTGTTCAATTTTCAGCCGAAAAGTTCAACTTCAACATAAGTGAAACAATCAATGCTTAGAACACGCTGCAAAACTGGCCTAGCTGATGTGCTCTGTTGTCTGGTAGAATGTACAAATTCAGTACCCTGCACCAGAAATTACCACagattatataaataagtacCATATGCAACATGAAACGAAGAACATAAGCTGATAAAAGTTAAAACAGAATGATAATGGCATTTGACAAACCAAGAAGAAGTACAGTTAAAATCAAAAGGAATATAAGATGAACAGAGAAGATTTATTAGCCAAGGTGGACTCGCTTGTTCTGTTATGTGTAAGATTAGcgaaaaaactgaaaaacacaAGGCTACTCCCATGGCATATATACCTCCATCTAATAGTATGGTAGCAGTGGAAAGCACTGTTAACAGAGTAGGCTctatttcataatatatatttcatttcccCTAATTACAGGATGAGGGACCATTAGGCTGGCACAAGGCCTCTTGTCAACTCATTAGGAAACACACATCATTATGTCCATGAATATTGAACGTAGCTGGCCACAAGAAGCTAAATGCTACCTAGGATCATAGCATGAAAGGAACTCAAACATTAGGGAGAAGTTAGGAGCTTTTGTAGGGAATGCTCAATCGGGATCAtcaaacaaatacaacaaacaacACCATCAATACAACAGGAGTCTCAGCAAACCTCTTCTTGAAAAGCCCCCATTTTTTCTATCAATAGGGTCAC is a genomic window containing:
- the LOC120278507 gene encoding LOW QUALITY PROTEIN: histidine kinase 5-like (The sequence of the model RefSeq protein was modified relative to this genomic sequence to represent the inferred CDS: inserted 3 bases in 2 codons; deleted 1 base in 1 codon) — encoded protein: MGGEVIGEADMEVLPMWPDDLGDETRTQFNIEKPGKDHDMLEDFTIAEEPTIVDFKRLLELTDYSKKGSSQLAYLVKHWEYKHVNAARLLNEELSILSKQRQEVELKKLEIIEQHRFEEEKYASNKRSISILEDIYDIWGKVPKRKSDVCAYKFDTDAEYDTVTYWKQRAKQLDRMLEESIQREQTLMEKLQDTVKNLETQSSPVEELSQILKRADNFLHFVLQNAPVVIGHQDKELRYRFIYNHFPSLDGEDIIGKTDTEIFSGVGVEEIQDFKREVLERGLPAKREITFETSLFGLKTFLIYVEPVFSKAGDKIGVNYMGMDVTDQVKERKYGKAEEEIAVQKAKETELNKTIHIIEETMRISKCWLTMSREIRSPLAXVVSMTEILANTKLDKEQHQLLDVMLSSGDLVLQLINDILDLSKVESGNLMKLEATKFLDHREVVRHVLQTAAXSLQKELALEGHIIADNVPFEVIGGRMRFRKIIVNFETPLSNLIKFTYEGKVGINLQVVSKNLKNILALEETPSKKALPTLFDTCKLVLIMHEDGGTDLVLQSANNLCSHHHCESDSLSLSVNCMSVRILSDIFLNLEPNTEQPGSQYLAQCTESMKRKIRYFQDDRTSPGSSSMSASEVSEIMDGLQAKLRTDLRSSRTWIFGMLQHKLRLDMLTPGPQTLPPSDPDARWVQEETNPLRRKFLPFSFQPNCCVRITKKVLDKTFSHRETHQKHFA